The following are encoded together in the Kribbella sp. CA-293567 genome:
- a CDS encoding succinate dehydrogenase/fumarate reductase iron-sulfur subunit: MTYKGKFRVWRGDAEGGDLQDYEVDVNEGEVVLDVIHRLQGTQAPDLAVRWNCKAGKCGSCSAEINGQPKLMCMCRMNTFEEDEVVTVTPMRTFPVIRDLVCDVSYNYTKAREVKAFTPPADLKPGEYRMQQVDVERSQEFRKCIECFLCQNTCHVIRDHEENKESFSGPRFLMRIAELDMHPLDAADRQHQAQDDHGLGFCNITKCCTEVCPEHIKITDNALIPMKERVADRKYDPIVWLGNKIRRRPN, from the coding sequence ATGACCTACAAGGGCAAGTTCCGGGTCTGGCGCGGGGATGCCGAGGGCGGTGACCTCCAGGACTACGAGGTCGACGTGAACGAGGGCGAGGTCGTCCTCGACGTCATCCACCGCCTGCAGGGCACCCAGGCGCCCGACCTGGCCGTCCGCTGGAACTGCAAGGCCGGCAAGTGCGGCTCCTGCAGCGCCGAGATCAACGGTCAGCCGAAGCTGATGTGCATGTGCCGGATGAACACGTTCGAAGAGGACGAGGTCGTCACGGTCACGCCGATGCGCACCTTCCCGGTGATCCGCGACCTGGTCTGCGACGTGTCGTACAACTACACCAAGGCCCGCGAGGTCAAGGCGTTCACGCCGCCGGCCGACCTGAAGCCCGGTGAGTACCGGATGCAGCAGGTCGACGTGGAGCGCTCGCAGGAGTTCCGCAAGTGCATCGAGTGCTTCCTGTGCCAGAACACCTGCCACGTGATCCGCGACCACGAGGAGAACAAGGAGTCCTTCTCGGGCCCGCGTTTCCTGATGCGGATCGCCGAGCTGGACATGCACCCGCTGGACGCGGCCGACCGCCAGCACCAGGCCCAGGACGACCACGGCCTCGGCTTCTGCAACATCACCAAGTGCTGCACCGAGGTCTGCCCCGAACACATCAAGATCACCGACAACGCCCTCATCCCGATGAAGGAACGCGTCGCGGACCGCAAGTACGACCCGATCGTCTGGCTCGGCAACAAGATCCGCCGCCGCCCGAACTGA
- a CDS encoding fumarate reductase/succinate dehydrogenase flavoprotein subunit, whose protein sequence is MTELERHQYDVIVIGAGGAGLRAAIEAREQGKRTAIVCKSLFGKAHTVMAEGGCAAAMGNANSNDNWQTHYRDTMRGGKFLNNWRMAELHAQEAPDRVWELETYGALFDRTADGKISQRNFGGHTYPRLAHVGDRTGLELIRTLQQKIVSLQQEDFAATGDYEANLKVYAECTVTELFKDGDAISGAFGYWRESGRFILFDAPAVVLATGGVGKSFKVTSNSWEYTGDGHALAMRAGATLINMEFIQFHPTGMVWPPSVKGILVTESVRGDGGVLKNSEGKRFMFEYVPDVFRAQYAETEEEADRWYKDADNNRRPPELLPRDEVARAINSEVKAGRGTPHGGVFLDVSSRLPAEEIKRRLPSMHHQFKELADVDITAEPMEVGPTCHYVMGGVEVDPDTASSVVPGLFAAGEVAGGMHGSNRLGGNSLSDLLVFGRRAGSGAAMYVESLGENRPKIAEEDVTAAAADALAPFELEGGENPYTIHQELQQSMNDLVGIIRKAEEMEQALSKLAEFRGRIAKMTVEGHRQFNPGWHLALDLRNMLTVSECVAKAALERQESRGGHTRDDFPGMDADWRKVLLVCSQEQGGDGTVLVVRKDQVPMREDLLELFERDELTKYLTEEELPV, encoded by the coding sequence ATGACTGAGCTGGAACGACACCAATACGACGTCATCGTGATCGGCGCCGGCGGCGCCGGCCTGCGGGCGGCGATCGAGGCCCGTGAACAAGGCAAGCGCACCGCGATCGTGTGCAAGTCGTTGTTCGGCAAGGCGCACACCGTGATGGCCGAGGGCGGCTGCGCCGCGGCGATGGGCAACGCGAACTCCAACGACAACTGGCAGACCCACTACCGCGACACGATGCGCGGCGGGAAGTTCCTGAACAACTGGCGGATGGCCGAACTGCACGCGCAGGAAGCCCCCGACCGCGTCTGGGAACTGGAGACGTACGGCGCGCTGTTCGACCGGACTGCGGACGGCAAGATCAGCCAGCGCAACTTCGGCGGGCACACCTACCCGCGGCTCGCGCACGTCGGCGACCGCACCGGGCTGGAGCTGATCCGCACCCTGCAGCAGAAGATCGTCTCGCTGCAGCAGGAGGACTTCGCGGCCACCGGCGACTACGAGGCGAACCTCAAGGTCTACGCCGAGTGCACGGTCACCGAGCTGTTCAAGGACGGCGACGCGATCTCCGGCGCCTTCGGGTACTGGCGTGAGTCCGGCCGGTTCATCCTGTTCGACGCCCCGGCCGTGGTGCTGGCCACCGGCGGTGTGGGCAAGTCGTTCAAGGTCACCTCGAACTCGTGGGAGTACACCGGTGACGGTCACGCCCTCGCGATGCGGGCCGGCGCGACGCTGATCAACATGGAGTTCATCCAGTTCCACCCGACCGGCATGGTCTGGCCGCCGTCGGTGAAGGGCATCCTGGTCACCGAGTCGGTCCGTGGTGACGGTGGGGTGCTGAAGAACTCCGAGGGCAAGCGGTTCATGTTCGAGTACGTGCCGGACGTGTTCCGGGCGCAGTACGCGGAGACCGAGGAAGAGGCCGACCGCTGGTACAAGGACGCCGACAACAACCGGCGTCCCCCGGAACTGCTCCCCCGCGACGAGGTCGCCCGGGCGATCAACTCCGAGGTCAAGGCCGGCCGCGGTACGCCGCACGGTGGCGTCTTCCTGGACGTCTCCTCCCGGCTGCCGGCCGAGGAGATCAAGCGCCGGCTGCCGTCGATGCACCACCAGTTCAAGGAGCTGGCCGACGTCGACATCACGGCCGAGCCGATGGAGGTCGGGCCGACCTGTCACTACGTGATGGGTGGCGTCGAGGTCGATCCCGACACCGCGTCGTCGGTCGTACCGGGTCTGTTCGCGGCCGGTGAGGTGGCCGGTGGCATGCACGGCTCGAACCGGCTGGGCGGCAACTCGCTGTCCGACCTGCTGGTCTTCGGGCGCCGGGCCGGCAGCGGCGCGGCGATGTACGTCGAGTCGCTCGGCGAGAACCGGCCGAAGATCGCCGAGGAGGACGTCACCGCGGCGGCCGCCGACGCGCTGGCGCCGTTCGAGCTCGAGGGCGGGGAGAACCCGTACACGATCCACCAGGAACTGCAGCAGTCGATGAACGACCTGGTCGGCATCATCCGCAAGGCCGAGGAGATGGAGCAGGCGCTGTCGAAGCTGGCCGAGTTCCGTGGCCGGATCGCGAAGATGACGGTCGAGGGGCACCGGCAGTTCAACCCCGGCTGGCACCTCGCGCTCGACCTGCGCAACATGCTGACCGTCTCGGAGTGCGTCGCGAAGGCGGCGCTGGAGCGGCAGGAGTCGCGCGGCGGACACACTCGCGACGACTTCCCGGGGATGGACGCCGACTGGCGCAAGGTGCTCCTGGTCTGCTCGCAGGAGCAGGGCGGCGACGGCACCGTGCTGGTGGTCCGCAAGGACCAGGTGCCGATGCGCGAGGACCTGCTGGAGCTGTTCGAACGGGACGAGCTGACGAAGTACCTGACCGAGGAGGAACTGCCGGTATGA
- a CDS encoding (deoxy)nucleoside triphosphate pyrophosphohydrolase, with product MSNQQIVVGVAVIRAGRVLAALRPGPDGGWEFPGGKVEAGETDEQAAVRELREELGLEIEPGRSLGLDQPINDKYVLRVYTASLLTGEPVLREHGAIRWVGAGELAELDWLPADRPFLPLLREVFSA from the coding sequence ATGAGCAACCAGCAGATCGTCGTCGGGGTCGCCGTGATCCGCGCGGGCCGGGTGCTGGCGGCGCTGCGCCCCGGACCGGACGGCGGCTGGGAGTTTCCCGGTGGCAAGGTCGAGGCGGGGGAGACCGACGAGCAGGCCGCCGTACGCGAGTTGCGGGAGGAGCTGGGACTCGAGATCGAGCCCGGCCGCTCCCTCGGCCTCGACCAGCCGATCAACGACAAATACGTACTGCGTGTTTACACCGCGTCACTCCTCACCGGTGAGCCGGTACTGCGGGAGCACGGCGCGATCCGCTGGGTGGGAGCCGGTGAGCTGGCAGAACTCGACTGGCTGCCGGCCGACCGGCCCTTCCTGCCCTTATTACGTGAGGTTTTCAGTGCGTAA
- a CDS encoding ABC transporter permease — translation MAETSEAKQIEGRSLGQIAWARLKKDKIAVISAIVILLIIVVAVFAPLIVKLNGFPPDQFNKLNEDGGPLLNTRDGGIPIGGLWGSGTSAEHWLGVEPQNGRDVFSRLIYGTRVSLLVALGGTLIAIVIGTVVGMVAGYFGGWVDTLLSRLMDIMLSFPSLLFIMALTPVVADRGQDLLGIPDDNRLRLGVLMFVLGFFGWAYLARIVRGQTLSLREREFVEAARSLGAGPAYVIFKQILPNLIPTLLVYTTLLIPGNITAEAALSFLGVGIKEPTASWGRMISDASNWIESNPLYLFFPGLALFITVLAFNLLGDSVRDALDPRAGRS, via the coding sequence TTGGCCGAGACGTCCGAGGCCAAACAGATCGAGGGCCGGTCCCTGGGGCAGATCGCCTGGGCCCGGCTGAAGAAGGACAAGATCGCGGTCATCAGCGCGATCGTGATCCTGCTGATCATCGTGGTGGCGGTCTTCGCGCCGCTGATCGTCAAGCTGAACGGCTTCCCGCCGGACCAGTTCAACAAGCTCAACGAGGACGGCGGGCCGCTGCTGAACACGCGTGACGGCGGCATCCCGATCGGTGGCCTGTGGGGCAGTGGCACCAGCGCCGAGCACTGGCTCGGCGTCGAGCCGCAGAACGGCCGCGACGTGTTCTCCCGGCTGATCTACGGCACCCGGGTCTCGCTGCTGGTCGCCCTCGGTGGCACCCTGATCGCGATCGTCATCGGCACCGTGGTCGGCATGGTCGCCGGTTACTTCGGTGGCTGGGTCGACACCCTGCTCAGCCGGCTGATGGACATCATGCTGAGCTTCCCGTCGCTGCTGTTCATCATGGCCCTGACGCCGGTGGTCGCCGACCGCGGTCAGGATCTGCTGGGCATCCCCGACGACAACAGACTCCGGCTCGGCGTGCTGATGTTCGTGCTCGGCTTCTTCGGCTGGGCGTACCTGGCCCGGATCGTTCGCGGCCAGACGCTGTCCCTGCGGGAGCGGGAGTTCGTCGAAGCGGCCAGGTCGCTCGGCGCCGGACCGGCGTACGTGATCTTCAAGCAGATCCTGCCGAACCTGATCCCGACGCTGCTCGTCTACACGACGCTGCTGATCCCGGGCAACATCACCGCGGAGGCCGCGCTGTCCTTCCTCGGTGTCGGCATCAAGGAGCCGACCGCCTCCTGGGGCCGGATGATCTCCGACGCGTCGAACTGGATCGAGAGCAACCCGCTCTACCTGTTCTTCCCGGGCCTCGCGCTGTTCATCACCGTTCTGGCGTTCAACCTGCTCGGTGACTCCGTGCGTGACGCCCTCGACCCCCGTGCCGGGAGGAGCTGA
- a CDS encoding ABC transporter permease, whose amino-acid sequence MGRYLIRRLLQTLVILWVISAITFFLFWITPANPALLICGKNCNTETIATVNATYGFDDPLVVQYGTYMKGLISPSGREIGSEGNERNCDWPCFGESYQNGIPVWDSISDAFPATFWLAAGAAIIWLIFGVMLGLLAALRKGKALDKLSVGLALFGVSFPTIVFGYLLLFLFIVKLQWIPFPDTANAALFTVGPLKWLQFYILPWITLALVYAALYTRITRANMIDTMNEDYIRTARAKGLGEGTVIFKHGLRSALTPIVTIFGLDLGSLLGGAVITEQIFSITGLGKFSIDSVLGNDLPAIMGVVLFAAIFVVVANVIVDILYAVIDPRVRLS is encoded by the coding sequence ATGGGCCGCTATCTGATCCGCCGGCTGCTGCAGACCCTCGTCATCCTCTGGGTGATCAGCGCCATCACGTTCTTCCTGTTCTGGATCACGCCGGCCAACCCCGCGCTGCTGATCTGTGGCAAGAACTGCAACACCGAGACGATCGCGACGGTGAACGCGACGTACGGGTTCGACGACCCGCTGGTCGTCCAGTACGGCACGTACATGAAGGGGCTGATCAGCCCCTCCGGCCGGGAGATCGGCTCCGAGGGCAACGAGCGCAACTGCGACTGGCCGTGCTTCGGTGAGTCCTACCAGAACGGCATCCCGGTCTGGGACTCGATCTCCGACGCCTTCCCGGCGACCTTCTGGCTGGCCGCCGGCGCCGCGATCATCTGGCTGATCTTCGGCGTGATGCTCGGTCTGCTGGCGGCACTGCGCAAGGGCAAGGCCCTGGACAAGTTGAGTGTCGGGTTGGCGTTGTTCGGGGTCTCGTTCCCGACCATCGTGTTCGGCTACCTGCTCTTGTTCCTGTTCATCGTCAAGCTGCAGTGGATCCCGTTCCCGGACACGGCCAACGCGGCCCTGTTCACCGTCGGCCCACTGAAGTGGCTGCAGTTCTACATCCTGCCGTGGATCACGCTGGCGCTGGTCTACGCGGCGCTCTACACCCGGATCACCCGGGCCAACATGATCGACACGATGAACGAGGACTACATCCGGACCGCGCGGGCCAAGGGGCTGGGTGAGGGCACGGTGATCTTCAAGCACGGACTGCGCTCCGCGCTGACCCCGATCGTGACGATCTTCGGTCTCGACCTCGGCAGCCTGCTCGGCGGCGCGGTGATCACCGAACAGATCTTCAGCATCACCGGTCTGGGCAAGTTCTCGATCGACTCGGTACTGGGCAACGACCTGCCCGCCATCATGGGCGTCGTCCTGTTCGCCGCGATCTTCGTCGTCGTGGCCAACGTGATCGTCGACATCCTGTATGCCGTCATCGACCCGCGCGTGCGGTTGTCCTGA
- a CDS encoding ABC transporter ATP-binding protein — MTESVTTTASADRGTGKPFLELKDLQVHFPTDDGLVKAVNGLSFSLERGKTLGIVGESGSGKSVSSLAIMGLHKGSRAQVSGEIWLDGAELVSMSVPEMRRLRGQQVAMIFQDPLSAMHPFYRVGDQLVEAYRVHNQVTKAVAKKRAIDLLDRVGIPSPDKRFFDYPHQFSGGMRQRAMIAMALMCDPQLLIADEPTTALDVTVQAQILDLMQDLQKEFNSAIVIITHDLGVVAQMAQDVVVMYGGRVVESGPVRDIFYRPEMPYTWGLLGSIPRVNRGGDHRLKSIRGTPPSLINLPKGCPFQPRCDYQQYVEGHSCTGEVPELLQVGVEEHRVRCHIESAKRREIFTEQIKPAL, encoded by the coding sequence GTGACCGAGTCTGTGACAACCACAGCAAGTGCGGACCGTGGTACCGGTAAGCCGTTCCTGGAACTGAAGGACCTGCAGGTGCACTTCCCGACCGACGACGGTCTGGTGAAGGCCGTGAACGGTCTGAGTTTCAGCCTGGAACGGGGCAAGACCCTCGGCATCGTGGGCGAGTCGGGCTCCGGCAAGAGTGTGTCGAGCCTGGCGATCATGGGCCTGCACAAGGGCAGCCGGGCCCAGGTGAGCGGTGAGATCTGGCTGGACGGCGCCGAACTGGTGTCGATGTCCGTGCCGGAGATGCGCCGGCTGCGCGGCCAGCAGGTGGCGATGATCTTCCAGGACCCGCTGTCGGCGATGCACCCGTTCTACCGGGTCGGCGACCAGCTGGTCGAGGCGTACCGGGTGCACAACCAGGTGACCAAGGCGGTGGCGAAGAAGCGCGCGATCGACCTGCTCGACCGGGTCGGCATCCCGTCGCCGGACAAGCGGTTCTTCGACTACCCGCACCAGTTCTCCGGCGGAATGCGGCAGCGCGCGATGATCGCGATGGCGTTGATGTGCGACCCGCAGCTGCTGATCGCCGACGAGCCGACCACCGCCCTGGACGTCACCGTCCAGGCGCAGATCCTCGACCTGATGCAGGACCTGCAGAAGGAGTTCAACTCCGCGATCGTGATCATCACCCACGACCTCGGCGTGGTGGCCCAGATGGCGCAGGACGTGGTGGTCATGTACGGCGGCCGGGTGGTCGAGTCCGGCCCGGTCCGCGACATCTTCTACCGGCCCGAGATGCCCTACACCTGGGGTCTGCTCGGTTCGATCCCGCGGGTGAACCGCGGCGGCGACCACCGGCTGAAGTCGATCCGGGGAACTCCGCCGTCGCTGATCAACCTGCCGAAGGGGTGCCCGTTCCAGCCGCGCTGCGACTACCAGCAGTACGTCGAGGGTCACTCCTGCACCGGCGAGGTACCCGAGCTGCTGCAGGTCGGGGTGGAGGAGCACCGGGTGCGCTGCCACATCGAGAGTGCCAAGCGGCGCGAGATCTTCACCGAGCAGATCAAGCCGGCCCTGTGA
- a CDS encoding ABC transporter ATP-binding protein, whose product MSTSTSAEQVVSAGQGEPLLEVKGLQRYFPVTRGIVFQKQTGAVKAVDGIDLTIHSGETLGVVGESGCGKTTTGRLVTRLDEPTGGTIRFEGNDISHLSRQRMRPYRREIQMIFQDPFSSLNPRQTIGTIIAAPFEIQKVDSDGGTKKAVQALMERVGLNPEHYNRYPHEFSGGQRQRIGVARALALRPKLIVCDEPVSALDVSIQAQIVNLLEDLQDEFNLAYMFIAHDLSVIRHISDRVAVMYLGKVVEIADRDELYNHARHPYTHALLSAVPEADPDALAHRERIRLTGDVPSPLNPPSGCRFRTRCWKAEDICAEQEPPLVQIGAPGHQAACHFPEERDVI is encoded by the coding sequence GTGAGTACGTCGACGTCGGCCGAGCAGGTCGTCAGCGCCGGGCAGGGGGAGCCGCTGCTCGAGGTCAAGGGACTGCAGCGCTACTTCCCGGTGACCCGGGGAATCGTGTTCCAGAAGCAGACCGGCGCGGTCAAGGCGGTCGACGGGATCGACCTGACCATCCACTCCGGCGAGACTCTCGGCGTGGTCGGCGAGTCGGGCTGTGGCAAGACCACCACGGGCCGGCTGGTGACCAGGCTGGACGAGCCGACCGGTGGCACCATCCGGTTCGAGGGCAACGACATCAGTCATCTCAGCCGGCAGCGGATGCGTCCGTACCGGCGGGAGATCCAGATGATCTTCCAGGACCCGTTCTCGTCGCTGAACCCGCGGCAGACGATCGGCACCATCATCGCGGCGCCGTTCGAGATCCAGAAGGTGGACAGCGACGGCGGTACGAAGAAGGCCGTCCAGGCGCTGATGGAGCGGGTCGGGCTGAACCCCGAGCACTACAACCGGTACCCGCACGAGTTCTCGGGTGGTCAGCGGCAGCGGATCGGCGTCGCCCGGGCGCTCGCGCTGCGGCCGAAGCTGATCGTCTGCGACGAGCCGGTCTCGGCCCTCGACGTCTCGATCCAGGCCCAGATCGTGAACCTGCTGGAGGACCTGCAGGACGAGTTCAACCTCGCCTACATGTTTATCGCCCACGACCTGTCGGTGATCCGGCACATCTCCGACCGGGTCGCGGTGATGTACCTCGGCAAGGTGGTCGAGATCGCAGACCGTGACGAGTTGTACAACCATGCCCGGCACCCCTACACGCACGCGCTGTTGTCGGCGGTCCCCGAAGCGGACCCGGACGCGCTGGCGCACCGTGAGCGGATCCGGCTCACCGGTGACGTGCCGAGCCCCCTGAATCCACCGTCGGGTTGCCGATTCCGGACCCGGTGCTGGAAAGCGGAAGACATCTGCGCCGAGCAGGAGCCACCGTTGGTGCAGATCGGAGCCCCGGGCCACCAGGCGGCCTGCCACTTCCCGGAGGAGCGCGACGTGATCTGA
- a CDS encoding ABC transporter substrate-binding protein, protein MTLLATACGGGSDDAGTQTTEGTAGATGGTVTVYHVNDVEHLDPGRNFVTDSGAIGKLITRTLTDYRYDAKAKKTVLENDLAASYENSPDFKTWTFKLKDGIKYEDGTPIVAADIKYGAERSFAADMAEGAPYAKNYLDCPGYKGPYVGGNNGGKGCTAIEVPDEKTIVFKLNQPVTTFEGAASMKIWSPVPKAKDTKTAYDNRPFASGPYKIESYTRKKQLVLVRNDQWDAKTDPLRTAKPDKFIFKFGDAEATVDQRLFADGAADKSSVSFAGVQPENIAKTNQANVKDRVVESTDVCRRYIAFNQQKPLLKNQKLREALYYGLDRTSYRDARGGERLAAVIDSIIPQDLDGYKPEEHFKAPPEGDPAKAKAALAESGYKGEKLVLGSADSGLAVKAAEAAQASWKAVGINVDIRKIPGDNYYSTQQQDASATDLITAGWCQDWASLATIVPPVLGPDTTAPNKAAQNNYGRSQDGWDKMAELNKETDKAKLVTGLSDLYTEVMKTAPLVPVVQDLNVYVVGSNIDNAVADPNAGGLPDLTQIALKKAN, encoded by the coding sequence GTGACTCTGCTGGCAACGGCTTGCGGGGGCGGCAGCGATGATGCCGGCACGCAGACTACCGAAGGCACGGCCGGGGCCACGGGGGGCACCGTCACCGTTTACCACGTCAACGATGTAGAGCACCTCGACCCGGGACGTAACTTCGTCACCGACTCCGGCGCGATCGGCAAGCTGATCACCCGGACGCTGACCGACTACCGCTACGACGCCAAGGCGAAGAAGACCGTCCTGGAGAACGACCTGGCGGCCAGCTACGAGAACTCGCCCGACTTCAAGACCTGGACCTTCAAGCTGAAGGACGGGATCAAGTACGAGGACGGCACGCCGATCGTCGCCGCCGACATCAAGTACGGCGCCGAGCGTTCGTTCGCCGCGGACATGGCCGAGGGTGCGCCGTACGCGAAGAACTACCTGGACTGCCCGGGCTACAAGGGCCCGTACGTCGGTGGCAACAACGGCGGCAAGGGCTGCACCGCGATCGAGGTGCCGGACGAGAAGACCATCGTCTTCAAGCTGAACCAGCCGGTCACCACCTTCGAGGGTGCGGCCAGCATGAAGATCTGGTCGCCGGTGCCGAAGGCCAAGGACACCAAGACCGCGTACGACAACCGTCCGTTCGCCTCGGGCCCGTACAAGATCGAGAGCTACACCCGCAAGAAGCAGCTCGTGCTGGTCCGCAACGACCAGTGGGACGCGAAGACGGACCCGCTGCGGACCGCCAAGCCGGACAAGTTCATCTTCAAGTTCGGTGACGCCGAGGCGACCGTCGACCAGCGTCTGTTCGCCGACGGTGCCGCCGACAAGAGCTCGGTCAGCTTCGCCGGTGTGCAGCCGGAGAACATCGCCAAGACCAACCAGGCGAACGTCAAGGACCGCGTCGTCGAGTCCACCGACGTCTGCCGTCGCTACATCGCCTTCAACCAGCAGAAGCCGCTGCTGAAGAACCAGAAGCTGCGCGAGGCGCTGTACTACGGTCTCGACCGGACCAGCTACCGCGACGCGCGTGGTGGCGAGCGACTGGCCGCGGTGATCGACTCGATCATTCCGCAGGACCTGGACGGCTACAAGCCGGAGGAGCACTTCAAGGCTCCGCCGGAGGGCGACCCCGCCAAGGCGAAGGCCGCGCTGGCCGAGTCCGGCTACAAGGGCGAGAAGCTCGTCCTGGGTTCGGCCGACTCGGGTCTGGCCGTCAAGGCGGCCGAGGCCGCTCAGGCGTCCTGGAAGGCTGTCGGCATCAACGTCGACATCCGCAAGATCCCGGGCGACAACTACTACTCGACCCAGCAGCAGGACGCCTCGGCGACCGACCTGATCACCGCGGGCTGGTGCCAGGACTGGGCGTCGCTGGCCACCATCGTGCCGCCGGTGCTCGGCCCGGACACCACCGCGCCGAACAAGGCCGCGCAGAACAACTACGGCCGCAGCCAGGACGGCTGGGACAAGATGGCCGAGCTGAACAAGGAGACCGACAAGGCCAAGCTCGTCACCGGCCTGTCCGACCTCTACACCGAGGTCATGAAGACGGCGCCGTTGGTGCCGGTCGTTCAGGACCTCAACGTGTACGTCGTCGGCTCGAACATCGACAACGCGGTGGCCGACCCGAACGCGGGTGGTCTGCCGGACCTCACCCAGATCGCGCTGAAGAAGGCGAACTGA